A single Planctomycetota bacterium DNA region contains:
- a CDS encoding DUF3520 domain-containing protein, with the protein MSDRDVLQTALALGQLDPAERAEAERLLTGNPDGVAVTEAISRLADELRRQRRTEPLPRASSSLRNLIAARLAEPTRAVALTLMPDKRSRFRRPALVAGLTASLLLNLGALWYFAAAARAPVADNADQALVATVDANPVIGSRSRTTNEMAVSQDRADTDAASVLIDLREATVAAGDERKPDHDTSVAMVRDLVTHGAQLIGELELALPRERANWNRSAEYLHDLTPVLNQPIAQHSAASYPAAGDSLPTIASRRNVIGVGAISASVQGTSTGPTARFVSARGAPLLLNALQIGDDSVQQAIRELSTGRWPASSSIDVSQFVNRFAQPAADKNRTLKGTQRSRGVSLWSETVVCPWQPAHRLVIVTITTDPASISAIPSNRDSVLHNVVAEVEVNAPRIAAFRTFSSRTALVSATMLRDERSVSVDLPAGASTTTVYELVPATGSSVPLKYQATRQAAQQRPELMTVKVHFTRGDQATAEKRELAVIDDARLVPQAAPVTQRAVTAVAAGLLLRHEATVGALGWRELSRWCQSQEAIAHHPAGRELLALVQLASSLPRPR; encoded by the coding sequence ATGAGCGACCGTGACGTCTTACAAACCGCGTTAGCACTTGGTCAGCTTGATCCCGCCGAGCGGGCCGAGGCTGAACGTCTGCTGACCGGCAACCCCGACGGGGTTGCCGTGACCGAGGCGATCTCGCGCTTGGCGGATGAACTACGACGCCAGCGGCGGACAGAGCCGCTCCCCCGGGCAAGTTCCTCGCTGCGCAATCTGATCGCAGCGCGACTGGCCGAGCCAACTCGTGCCGTCGCCCTGACATTGATGCCCGACAAGCGTTCTCGCTTTCGTCGGCCCGCGCTCGTCGCCGGGCTGACCGCTTCGCTGCTGTTGAACCTCGGTGCGCTTTGGTACTTCGCTGCGGCGGCCCGAGCGCCAGTTGCTGACAACGCAGATCAAGCATTAGTGGCAACCGTTGACGCCAACCCCGTGATTGGTTCACGGTCACGCACAACTAACGAGATGGCGGTTAGCCAGGACCGGGCTGATACGGACGCAGCGTCCGTGCTCATCGACCTGCGCGAAGCGACCGTGGCGGCGGGGGACGAGCGTAAGCCAGATCACGACACTTCGGTCGCGATGGTTCGCGACCTGGTAACACACGGCGCGCAGCTGATCGGCGAGTTGGAACTTGCCTTGCCGCGCGAACGCGCCAACTGGAATCGCTCGGCGGAATACTTACACGATCTGACACCAGTGCTGAACCAGCCGATCGCGCAACACTCGGCAGCCAGCTATCCAGCAGCAGGGGACAGCCTGCCGACGATCGCCAGTCGGCGAAACGTGATCGGTGTTGGGGCGATTTCAGCCTCGGTACAAGGCACCTCGACCGGGCCGACCGCTCGATTCGTCTCGGCACGGGGCGCTCCGCTGTTACTCAATGCGCTGCAAATTGGCGACGATTCGGTGCAACAGGCCATTCGCGAGCTGTCGACGGGCCGGTGGCCGGCTTCGTCGTCCATCGATGTTTCCCAATTCGTCAACCGCTTCGCGCAGCCAGCGGCGGACAAGAATCGAACTTTGAAAGGGACGCAGCGCAGCCGTGGTGTCAGCCTGTGGAGCGAGACGGTCGTCTGTCCCTGGCAACCGGCCCATCGATTGGTGATCGTCACGATCACGACCGATCCGGCATCAATCTCCGCGATCCCGTCGAATCGCGATTCGGTGCTGCATAACGTCGTGGCCGAAGTCGAAGTCAACGCCCCGCGCATCGCGGCGTTTCGCACGTTCTCGTCGCGCACGGCCCTGGTATCGGCCACGATGTTGCGCGATGAACGCTCGGTTTCGGTCGATCTGCCCGCCGGTGCGAGCACGACCACGGTTTACGAGCTAGTTCCGGCAACTGGCAGCTCGGTGCCGCTTAAGTACCAGGCGACGAGACAAGCTGCTCAGCAGCGTCCCGAGCTGATGACCGTGAAGGTCCACTTCACGCGCGGGGATCAAGCGACGGCGGAGAAGCGCGAGCTGGCCGTGATTGACGACGCCCGGCTGGTCCCCCAGGCGGCCCCGGTAACCCAGCGGGCGGTGACGGCCGTGGCGGCAGGCTTGCTGCTGCGGCACGAAGCGACGGTCGGCGCGCTTGGCTGGCGCGAGCTGTCGCGCTGGTGCCAGTCTCAAGAGGCCATCGCCCATCATCCCGCCGGCCGCGAATTGCTCGCGTTGGTGCAACTGGCCAGCAGCCTTCCTCGCCCACGCTAG
- a CDS encoding TolC family protein has protein sequence MKRRLHQRIVVSIMLLAALAQGCSPSRPFYFRDDGDMSHYLGVATKVEYPDTKTDTLLEVTRSQAPLTVSNSETREVWDLTLQDAIQSTLGNSKVMRSLGAQAFISPSLAGGSRFGDPTRLTTAPATVQTTFGPSIVESNPQTGVEAALSQFDAQFSSNTFWQKNDRPQNSVVAINGVVFQPAIYQQDYAQQTNQLSKKTATGGTAYLRNHTYYDMNNSGTLQFHNVWQPDIEMEFDHPLLQGAGAQFNRIAGPNSTPGNYTGVEIARINHDQSVADVEIGVRNLVQEVELTYWRLYYNYRDLDAKVAGRDSALATWRKIYALYRAGSRGGEAEKEAQARAQYFLFRSQVEGSLSDLYTSENQLRYMMGLAPTDGRLIRPADEPTTARVVFDWQEINSEAMMRAPELRKQRWFIKQHELQLIAAKNYLLPQLTTQALYRWRGLGNNLLNSNQFTDNRLGQNVPFGSAWGSLLGGNYQEWQLGVNFQMPLGFRQGLAAVRNEQLQLARERAILQDQELEVSHQLTNAIRNLDRFYALCQTNFNRRVAAERQVTAVRAAYDAGTVTLDLLLDAQRQLADAESTYYDVLALYNQTISQVHTRKGSLLEYNGVYLSEGPWADKAYVDARKRAQNRDSGMFINYGFTRPNVVSRGAINQLPGVNLGSPPSAQPTPATEQPAAEQVAPPPASPAPGQSTSINRLGRGEGVAAAGVAGQNVPAIASVWQPVAQVARKAVAAPRRQGIFDKPFTEPGSRHAQDAHRTTGRANQLVASRPGSHRQFLGA, from the coding sequence ATGAAGCGGCGTCTCCATCAACGCATTGTCGTTTCCATCATGCTGCTCGCGGCTTTGGCCCAAGGCTGTTCGCCTTCGCGGCCATTCTATTTCCGCGACGACGGCGACATGTCGCACTATCTGGGCGTGGCCACCAAAGTCGAGTATCCCGACACCAAGACGGATACTCTTTTGGAAGTTACCCGCAGCCAGGCGCCATTGACCGTCAGCAACAGCGAAACTCGCGAGGTCTGGGATCTGACTTTGCAAGATGCCATTCAATCCACGCTGGGCAACAGCAAGGTCATGCGTTCGCTCGGCGCCCAGGCGTTCATCTCGCCCTCGCTGGCGGGTGGCAGCCGGTTCGGCGACCCGACCCGTTTGACCACGGCGCCGGCGACCGTGCAGACCACCTTCGGCCCGTCGATCGTCGAGAGCAATCCGCAAACGGGCGTGGAGGCGGCGCTGTCGCAGTTCGACGCCCAGTTTTCGAGCAACACCTTCTGGCAGAAGAACGACCGCCCCCAGAACTCGGTCGTGGCCATCAACGGCGTCGTCTTCCAGCCGGCCATTTACCAGCAAGACTACGCGCAACAGACCAACCAATTGTCGAAGAAGACCGCGACCGGCGGCACCGCTTACTTGCGCAACCATACGTACTACGACATGAATAACTCGGGCACCCTGCAGTTCCACAATGTCTGGCAGCCGGACATTGAAATGGAATTCGACCATCCCTTGCTGCAAGGGGCCGGCGCCCAGTTCAACCGCATTGCCGGTCCGAACTCCACTCCCGGCAACTACACCGGCGTGGAAATTGCCCGCATCAATCACGACCAATCGGTGGCCGACGTCGAAATTGGCGTCCGCAACCTGGTCCAGGAAGTCGAACTGACCTACTGGCGCCTGTATTACAACTATCGCGATCTCGACGCCAAGGTTGCCGGCCGCGACAGCGCGTTGGCCACCTGGCGGAAGATCTACGCCCTGTACCGCGCCGGCTCGCGCGGCGGCGAAGCGGAAAAAGAGGCCCAGGCTCGCGCCCAATACTTCCTGTTCCGCAGCCAAGTCGAAGGGTCGCTCAGCGATCTGTACACCAGCGAAAACCAACTGCGGTACATGATGGGTCTGGCCCCGACCGATGGCCGGCTGATTCGTCCGGCCGACGAGCCCACCACGGCTCGCGTGGTGTTCGATTGGCAAGAGATCAACTCCGAAGCCATGATGCGCGCACCAGAACTGCGCAAGCAGCGCTGGTTCATCAAGCAGCACGAACTGCAATTGATTGCCGCCAAGAACTACCTCTTGCCCCAATTGACTACCCAGGCCTTATACCGCTGGCGCGGCCTGGGCAACAACCTGCTCAACAGCAACCAGTTCACCGACAACCGCCTGGGCCAGAATGTTCCATTCGGCAGCGCCTGGGGGAGTCTGCTCGGCGGCAACTACCAGGAATGGCAATTGGGCGTGAACTTCCAAATGCCGCTCGGCTTCCGCCAAGGTCTGGCCGCGGTGCGGAATGAACAACTGCAATTGGCGCGCGAGCGAGCTATCCTGCAAGATCAGGAACTCGAAGTCTCGCACCAATTGACCAACGCCATTCGCAACCTCGACCGGTTCTATGCCTTGTGCCAGACCAACTTCAACCGCCGCGTCGCCGCCGAACGACAGGTGACCGCCGTGCGGGCCGCGTACGACGCTGGCACCGTGACGCTGGACCTGTTGCTCGACGCCCAGCGCCAGTTGGCCGACGCCGAAAGCACCTATTACGACGTGCTGGCCCTGTACAACCAGACCATCTCGCAGGTTCACACTCGCAAGGGTTCGCTGTTGGAATACAACGGCGTCTACCTGTCGGAAGGCCCCTGGGCCGACAAGGCTTACGTCGATGCTCGCAAGCGGGCTCAAAATCGCGACTCGGGCATGTTCATCAACTATGGCTTCACCCGGCCCAACGTGGTCAGCCGTGGAGCGATCAACCAGTTGCCTGGCGTGAACCTCGGTTCGCCGCCGTCGGCCCAGCCAACTCCGGCCACCGAGCAACCCGCCGCCGAACAGGTGGCGCCGCCGCCGGCTTCGCCAGCCCCAGGCCAGTCGACCAGCATCAACCGCTTGGGCCGCGGCGAAGGCGTTGCAGCCGCTGGCGTGGCTGGCCAAAATGTGCCAGCGATCGCCTCGGTGTGGCAACCAGTCGCCCAGGTGGCTCGAAAAGCCGTGGCCGCGCCCCGTCGCCAAGGGATCTTCGACAAGCCGTTCACCGAGCCCGGATCACGACATGCCCAAGACGCGCATCGTACGACTGGTCGAGCTAATCAGCTTGTTGCAAGCCGGCCCGGGTCACACCGCCAGTTCCTTGGCGCGTGA
- the ispD gene encoding 2-C-methyl-D-erythritol 4-phosphate cytidylyltransferase: MAATFAVILPAAGQSSRFRDKTYKKPFAPLGGKAVWLHSAERFLNRDDVKQVLLVIAPEDREEFQTKFQANVMILGIEVVNGGAERADSIQNALAKVQSDIDFVAVHDAARPCVAGVWIDRVFAAAEKHGAAVLGVPVSSTLKRVNSDQQIAETVSRDYLWEAQTPQVFRRQLLIDAYARRAGFKATDDAQLVERLGQHVAMVQGSSMNLKITTQEDLRLAEQVLKALPKPKGLGPFHPFADDDKWR; the protein is encoded by the coding sequence ATGGCCGCCACGTTTGCCGTCATTTTGCCGGCCGCCGGTCAAAGCAGCCGGTTCCGCGACAAGACCTACAAAAAGCCCTTCGCCCCGCTGGGGGGCAAGGCGGTTTGGCTCCATTCGGCCGAGCGGTTCCTGAACCGGGATGATGTCAAGCAGGTCTTGTTGGTGATCGCCCCCGAGGACCGCGAGGAGTTTCAGACCAAGTTTCAGGCCAATGTGATGATCCTGGGCATTGAGGTCGTGAACGGCGGCGCCGAGCGGGCCGATTCGATTCAAAATGCCCTGGCCAAGGTCCAAAGCGACATCGACTTTGTAGCGGTCCACGACGCGGCTCGGCCATGCGTGGCCGGCGTGTGGATTGACCGAGTCTTCGCCGCGGCTGAAAAGCATGGCGCGGCTGTCCTGGGAGTACCGGTGTCGAGCACGCTGAAACGGGTGAATAGCGATCAGCAGATCGCGGAAACCGTCTCGCGAGACTACTTGTGGGAGGCCCAGACGCCTCAGGTGTTCCGCCGACAATTGCTGATCGACGCCTATGCCCGGCGGGCTGGTTTCAAGGCCACCGACGATGCCCAGTTGGTCGAACGGCTGGGTCAGCACGTGGCGATGGTGCAAGGTTCGTCAATGAATTTGAAGATCACGACCCAAGAAGACTTGCGCCTGGCCGAGCAGGTGCTCAAGGCGTTGCCCAAGCCCAAGGGATTGGGGCCGTTTCATCCCTTTGCCGACGATGACAAGTGGCGCTGA
- a CDS encoding glycosyltransferase, which produces MGFLPPLTLVFLLAMTAYAVATLMAIGWRRARSRWLAEPHDLKRWPLVTILKPLRGIDEQLEENLRSFARLDYPALQILCCSRDPKDPGLNVARRVAAEFPNSPIEIVAGADGYSANPKVLLLEWMLPLAKGQFLLISDSNVRIEPQDLKLLVAEAQEPEVGLVFQPVVGQGEETAAAAIENFRLSEMAATATLLAKHMAGVDAVMGKGILIRREALHDIGEFSQLRDVLAEDYLMGVAMNQAGWRCKLSLVPVRAIHVNWSFQASLSRHVRHASMRCRLQPLAYPLEWLSNPLAIALVPSLWLGWQGLWFLAAAMVLKATCESIAMRSFRGRWPQLRFIPCMWLKDFLMAGIWLAGPFKGQVNWRGTRYRLAMGTRLIPLDDVPTEPTTIRFPVPAAPAAEEHRRAA; this is translated from the coding sequence ATGGGTTTCTTGCCACCACTTACGTTGGTGTTCCTGCTGGCAATGACCGCTTATGCGGTAGCCACCCTGATGGCCATTGGTTGGCGTCGCGCGCGTTCGCGCTGGTTGGCCGAGCCTCACGACCTGAAGCGTTGGCCTTTAGTGACAATTCTGAAGCCGCTGCGCGGCATTGACGAACAGCTTGAAGAGAATCTGCGCTCGTTCGCCCGGCTCGACTATCCCGCGCTGCAAATCTTGTGCTGCAGCCGCGATCCCAAGGATCCTGGCCTGAATGTCGCCCGGCGCGTGGCCGCCGAGTTCCCCAACAGCCCGATCGAAATCGTGGCCGGCGCCGACGGTTACTCGGCCAACCCCAAAGTGCTGTTGCTTGAATGGATGCTGCCGCTGGCCAAGGGTCAGTTTCTGCTGATCAGCGACAGCAATGTACGCATCGAGCCGCAGGATTTGAAATTACTGGTCGCGGAAGCCCAGGAGCCGGAAGTCGGCCTGGTCTTTCAGCCGGTCGTGGGCCAAGGCGAAGAGACCGCGGCCGCGGCGATCGAGAACTTCCGCCTGTCCGAAATGGCGGCCACGGCCACCTTGCTGGCCAAGCACATGGCGGGCGTTGACGCGGTGATGGGCAAGGGAATCCTTATCCGCCGCGAAGCGCTCCATGACATTGGTGAGTTCAGCCAGTTGCGCGACGTGCTGGCCGAAGACTACCTGATGGGCGTGGCCATGAACCAGGCCGGCTGGCGCTGTAAGCTTTCGCTGGTGCCCGTGCGGGCGATTCACGTCAACTGGTCCTTTCAGGCTTCGCTCAGTCGTCACGTTCGTCACGCCTCGATGCGTTGCCGGCTACAGCCGCTGGCTTACCCATTGGAATGGCTTTCGAATCCGCTGGCGATCGCACTGGTGCCGTCGCTCTGGCTGGGCTGGCAGGGGCTGTGGTTCCTCGCCGCGGCCATGGTGCTCAAGGCAACCTGCGAATCCATCGCCATGCGATCGTTTCGCGGCAGGTGGCCGCAGTTGCGGTTCATTCCCTGCATGTGGCTGAAAGACTTCCTCATGGCCGGTATCTGGCTGGCCGGGCCCTTTAAGGGGCAGGTCAATTGGCGCGGCACACGCTACCGGCTGGCGATGGGCACCCGGCTGATACCGCTGGATGATGTTCCTACCGAGCCGACGACGATTCGATTCCCTGTACCGGCTGCCCCCGCGGCCGAGGAACACCGCCGCGCCGCTTAG
- the tmk gene encoding dTMP kinase, whose translation MFLSLDGVDGAGKSTQLKLLAGWLAARGELVTCRDPGSTELGEAVREILLGTHDTPIGRRGEMLLYMAARAQMVEQVIRPALARGATVLSDRFLLANVVYQGHAGGLPPAEIWNVGLTATGGLLPDLNIVLDLPIEVARSRINRSLDRMEQRGEAFFAAVRQGFLAEAAEHRDSIRVIDASSSVDEVQGAIRREIEALPAWNR comes from the coding sequence ATGTTTCTTTCGCTCGATGGCGTTGACGGAGCCGGCAAGAGTACCCAGCTCAAGCTGCTGGCCGGCTGGCTGGCCGCGCGCGGCGAGTTGGTCACTTGCCGCGACCCGGGCAGCACGGAACTAGGCGAAGCGGTGCGAGAAATCCTGCTGGGGACGCACGACACCCCGATCGGCCGACGCGGCGAAATGCTCCTCTACATGGCGGCCCGAGCGCAAATGGTCGAACAGGTCATTCGCCCGGCTTTGGCCCGCGGAGCGACGGTTCTTTCCGACCGGTTTCTACTGGCCAACGTGGTCTATCAGGGACACGCGGGCGGGCTGCCACCGGCTGAAATCTGGAACGTCGGGCTGACGGCCACCGGCGGCTTGCTGCCCGACTTGAACATCGTGCTCGACTTGCCGATCGAAGTGGCCCGGTCCAGAATCAATCGCTCGCTCGATCGCATGGAACAACGTGGCGAAGCCTTCTTCGCCGCCGTACGCCAAGGCTTCCTGGCCGAGGCGGCCGAACATCGCGACTCGATCCGAGTGATTGACGCCTCGAGCAGCGTCGACGAAGTGCAGGGCGCGATTCGCCGCGAGATCGAAGCGCTGCCGGCCTGGAATCGCTAA
- a CDS encoding tyrosine--tRNA ligase — protein sequence MSGMDIVDELRWRGLIHQTTDDAHLAKWLLEKSRTVYAGFDPTADSLHVGHLVALTILRRFQQAGHRPIAVVGGATGMIGDPSGKSDERNLLSLEQLRHNVSSIEQQMRRFLDFGNGASGALLVNNFDWIGKFSYLEFLRDVGKNFPVNVMLAKDSVRARLERSDSGLSFTEFSYMLLQAYDFVHLNRTYGCELQVGGSDQWGNITAGIDLGRRMHGVQLFGITSPLLTKSDGTKMGKTEGGALWLAAERTSPFQFYQYWINVDDADCGKCLRFFTDLSRGEVETLDAARTANPAARESQRRLAEELTRMVHDEEGLARAKRATEILFGAEISSLSDAELNEIFADVPSHELPAAALAAPGLGILEALVKAGLASSNGEARRTVQQGGAYVNNRRIDRHDLQLTREHLASESVIVLRTGKKKYALLRCR from the coding sequence ATGAGTGGCATGGATATTGTCGACGAGCTGCGCTGGCGCGGACTGATTCACCAGACGACTGACGATGCGCACCTGGCCAAGTGGCTGCTGGAGAAAAGCCGGACGGTTTACGCGGGCTTCGACCCGACGGCCGACAGTTTGCACGTGGGGCACCTGGTGGCGTTGACGATTCTGCGCCGTTTTCAGCAAGCCGGGCATCGACCGATCGCCGTGGTGGGCGGCGCTACGGGGATGATCGGCGACCCCAGCGGCAAGAGCGACGAGCGCAATCTGCTGTCGCTCGAGCAATTGCGGCACAATGTTTCGAGTATCGAGCAGCAAATGCGCCGCTTCCTCGATTTTGGCAACGGTGCGTCGGGCGCGCTGCTGGTCAACAATTTCGACTGGATCGGCAAGTTCAGCTACCTGGAGTTCTTGCGCGACGTCGGCAAGAACTTTCCGGTGAACGTCATGCTCGCCAAGGATTCGGTTCGCGCGCGATTGGAGCGGAGCGACTCGGGCCTGAGCTTCACCGAGTTCAGCTACATGCTGCTGCAAGCCTACGACTTTGTGCATCTGAACCGCACATATGGCTGCGAGTTGCAAGTCGGCGGCAGCGATCAGTGGGGGAATATCACGGCGGGCATCGACCTTGGCCGCCGGATGCACGGGGTGCAACTGTTTGGCATCACGTCGCCGCTGTTGACCAAGAGCGACGGCACCAAGATGGGCAAGACCGAAGGGGGCGCGCTGTGGCTGGCTGCCGAGCGGACTTCGCCGTTTCAGTTCTACCAGTATTGGATCAACGTCGACGACGCCGACTGCGGCAAGTGTTTAAGGTTCTTTACCGATCTTTCGCGGGGCGAAGTCGAAACGCTCGACGCCGCTCGCACCGCGAACCCCGCGGCCCGAGAGAGCCAACGCCGACTGGCCGAAGAATTGACCCGGATGGTTCACGACGAGGAAGGATTGGCACGGGCCAAGCGAGCAACCGAGATTCTGTTCGGCGCGGAGATCAGCTCGTTGAGCGATGCCGAGTTGAACGAAATCTTCGCCGACGTGCCGAGCCACGAGTTGCCGGCGGCGGCGCTGGCGGCGCCGGGACTGGGCATTCTGGAAGCCCTGGTGAAAGCCGGCCTGGCCAGCAGCAACGGTGAGGCCCGTCGCACGGTGCAGCAAGGGGGCGCCTACGTGAACAATCGCCGGATCGACCGACACGACTTGCAATTGACGCGCGAACATCTGGCCAGCGAGTCAGTCATTGTCTTGCGAACCGGCAAGAAGAAGTACGCGCTGCTGCGTTGTCGCTAG
- a CDS encoding RNA polymerase sigma factor: MPTGSHQPEPLHDSADAHRRWVLDCVDQFEQPLTRFAQRLTGDWESARDVVQYVFLRLCEQQRHTIGNIAAWLYTVCHHRAIDFRRKALRLVQLETDTSADSGHADMAVCSREPDPHLTAEVHDSSQWLARLIDLLPEKQRQVVHLWSVGFAYREIAQVIGHDEPYVRVLMHRALLQMRADPEVAQWLGQNATLET; the protein is encoded by the coding sequence ATGCCGACCGGATCGCACCAGCCCGAGCCCCTCCACGATTCGGCCGACGCCCATCGTCGCTGGGTGCTCGACTGTGTCGATCAGTTCGAGCAGCCGCTGACCCGCTTTGCTCAGCGACTGACCGGTGACTGGGAATCGGCGCGCGACGTCGTCCAGTACGTATTCCTCCGGCTTTGCGAGCAGCAACGCCACACCATCGGTAACATCGCGGCCTGGCTCTACACGGTCTGTCACCATCGGGCGATCGACTTCCGCCGCAAAGCCCTCCGACTGGTGCAGCTCGAAACGGACACTTCGGCCGATTCGGGCCACGCCGACATGGCCGTTTGTAGCCGCGAGCCCGACCCACACCTGACGGCCGAGGTTCACGACAGCAGCCAATGGCTGGCCCGGCTGATTGACCTGTTGCCCGAGAAGCAGCGACAGGTGGTTCACCTCTGGTCCGTAGGTTTTGCCTATCGCGAGATTGCCCAAGTCATCGGGCACGATGAGCCGTACGTCCGGGTGCTCATGCACCGGGCCTTGCTACAGATGCGTGCCGACCCCGAGGTGGCCCAGTGGCTGGGGCAAAATGCAACCCTGGAAACGTGA
- a CDS encoding WYL domain-containing protein gives MPKTRIVRLVELISLLQAGPGHTASSLARECGVSRRTIFRDLEILRQAGVPLEFNDDRQRYHVPGAVLLPPTNFTPQEALALLTICQELGNSRGIPLYGAARSAAAKIESSLPSPLRDELREASRAVRIRLGPVNPLAERHDHYDKLLQATQRRKAARITYDSLAEGERIGTKLFPYQLFFNRRSWYVVGRSSLHRAIRTFNIGRICALELLDESFRVPRGFNVDQMLGNAWNLIPEPGPDEHVTVRFDKLVAHNVAEVLWHKTQRLEWRADGTLDFHAQVSGLHEISWWILGYADHARVIRPRRLREIVLERGRKLLDKYATSNGDGEAADA, from the coding sequence ATGCCCAAGACGCGCATCGTACGACTGGTCGAGCTAATCAGCTTGTTGCAAGCCGGCCCGGGTCACACCGCCAGTTCCTTGGCGCGTGAATGCGGCGTCAGCCGCCGGACAATCTTTCGCGACCTGGAAATCTTGCGCCAGGCGGGCGTGCCGCTCGAGTTCAACGACGATCGCCAGCGCTACCACGTGCCCGGCGCGGTCTTGCTTCCGCCCACCAATTTCACGCCCCAAGAAGCGCTGGCCCTGTTGACCATTTGTCAGGAATTGGGCAATTCGCGAGGCATCCCCCTGTACGGCGCGGCGCGCTCGGCCGCGGCCAAGATCGAAAGCTCGCTGCCATCGCCCCTGCGCGACGAGCTGCGGGAAGCGTCCCGTGCCGTGCGAATCAGGCTCGGGCCGGTCAATCCGCTGGCCGAGCGGCACGATCATTATGACAAATTGTTGCAAGCCACCCAGCGGCGCAAAGCGGCGCGGATCACCTACGACAGCCTAGCCGAAGGGGAACGCATCGGCACCAAGCTGTTCCCATATCAACTGTTCTTCAATCGCCGCAGTTGGTACGTCGTGGGCCGGTCGAGCCTGCACCGCGCGATCCGCACCTTCAATATCGGCCGCATCTGCGCGCTGGAACTCCTGGACGAATCGTTTCGAGTGCCGCGCGGCTTCAACGTCGATCAAATGCTCGGCAACGCCTGGAATCTGATCCCCGAGCCCGGCCCCGACGAGCATGTGACCGTCCGCTTCGACAAGCTCGTGGCCCACAACGTGGCCGAGGTGCTCTGGCACAAGACGCAACGCCTGGAATGGCGAGCCGACGGGACACTTGACTTCCACGCCCAGGTCTCGGGGCTGCACGAAATCTCGTGGTGGATCCTGGGCTATGCCGATCACGCCCGAGTGATTCGTCCGCGGCGGTTGCGCGAGATCGTCCTCGAACGAGGACGCAAGTTGCTCGACAAATACGCCACCTCCAACGGCGATGGCGAAGCGGCCGACGCCTGA
- a CDS encoding isoprenylcysteine carboxylmethyltransferase family protein, with translation MLTAQRRIDSRHGTGRPPHRVDLHNTDLQNAEPDWPTTEAQVATADVARRRPWSFRARGWAGGLAILAASLAVLASTAPFPRSGRWSDIAWDAAAWSMFLAGLTFRFWATLYVGGRKSHLVVCTGPYSICRHPLYVGTFLIWLSAAVFLHSVTFAVGIMAAIVFYIVGTIPAEESQLVACLGADYEAYMRRTPRFWPQWRDLHLGEKLLVDVPALSAEARRALRWIFLPLLADCLAQLQLQPWWPHGWWLP, from the coding sequence ATGCTTACCGCACAAAGACGAATTGATAGTCGCCACGGCACCGGTCGCCCGCCGCACCGCGTTGATTTGCATAACACCGATCTTCAGAACGCCGAGCCAGATTGGCCCACGACCGAAGCGCAAGTGGCGACGGCCGACGTCGCACGGCGCAGGCCCTGGTCGTTCCGTGCCCGTGGCTGGGCCGGCGGGTTGGCAATTCTGGCGGCTTCGCTGGCCGTGCTGGCTTCGACAGCGCCGTTTCCACGCTCGGGCCGCTGGAGCGACATCGCCTGGGACGCGGCCGCCTGGTCGATGTTCCTGGCTGGGCTGACGTTCCGCTTTTGGGCCACGTTGTATGTGGGGGGCCGCAAGTCGCACTTGGTGGTTTGCACCGGGCCGTACTCGATCTGCCGGCATCCGCTGTACGTTGGCACGTTCTTGATCTGGCTGTCGGCCGCAGTGTTCCTCCATAGTGTTACCTTCGCCGTGGGGATCATGGCGGCGATCGTGTTCTACATCGTCGGCACCATCCCTGCTGAAGAGTCGCAACTCGTCGCGTGTCTGGGGGCCGACTACGAAGCGTACATGCGGCGGACGCCGCGCTTCTGGCCGCAGTGGCGCGATTTGCACCTGGGCGAAAAGCTGCTGGTCGACGTGCCTGCTCTTTCGGCCGAAGCTCGTCGCGCGCTCCGCTGGATATTCTTGCCCCTCTTGGCCGATTGCCTGGCCCAGTTGCAATTGCAACCTTGGTGGCCGCACGGCTGGTGGCTGCCCTAG